A single region of the Microtus ochrogaster isolate Prairie Vole_2 chromosome 2, MicOch1.0, whole genome shotgun sequence genome encodes:
- the LOC101982540 gene encoding olfactory receptor 187 yields the protein MEKENATVLTEFVLTGLIHQPLWKIPLFLVFLVIYLITIVGNVSLVTLIWIDPHLHIPMYLFLGSLAFVDASISSIVVPKMLLNVFAKSKLISLSECMLQFFLFNITATTECFLLAAMAYDRYIAICKPLLYPVVMTNTLCVCLIVLCFVGGIIHALIHEGFLLRLTFCNSNVIHHFYCDIISLLKISCTDTSLNYLIVFIFSGSIQVFTISTILVSYTIILFTILKKKSDTGIKKAFSTCGAHLLSVSLYYGPLLFMYVHPASPQVDDKDMIDSLFYTVIIPVLNPVIYSFRNKQVTDSLAKLLQRTF from the coding sequence ATGGAAAAGGAGAATGCAACAGTCTTGACAGAGTTTGTTCTCACAGGACTCATTCACCAGCCACTGTGGAAAATCCCTCTGTTCCTGGTCTTCTTGGTGATATATCTCATCACCATTGTGGGAAATGTCAGTTTGGTCACTCTCATCTGGATTGACCCTCATCTTCACATCCCCATGTACCTGTTCCTTGGAAGTTTAGCTTTTGTAGATGCATCTATATCCTCCATAGTGGTTCCAAAGATGCTGCTTAATGTCTTTGCTAAAAGCAAGCTGATCTCTCTATCTGAATGTAtgctacaattttttttatttaatatcactGCAACTACAGAATGTTTCCTCTTGGCAgcaatggcctatgatcgctataTAGCCATATGCAAACCTTTACTTTACCCAGTAGTTATGACtaatactctgtgtgtatgtctgataGTATTGTGTTTTGTAGGTGGAATTATTCATGCTTTAATTCATGAAGGATTTTTATTGAGATTAACCTTCTGTAATTCCAACGTGATACACCATTTTTATTGTGACATTATATCACTGTTAAAAATTTCCTGTACTGACACTTCTCTTAATTatctaattgtttttattttctctggctCAATTCAAGTTTTCACTATTTCAACAATCCTTGTTTCTTACACTATTATTCTGTTtacaatcttaaaaaagaaatccgATACAGGCATAAAGAAAGCCTTCTCCACCTGTGGAGCCCACCTCTTATCTGTGTCTTTATACTATGGTCCTCTTCTCTTCATGTATGTGCACCCTGCATCTCCACAAGTAGATGATAAAGATATGATAGACTCTCTATTTTACACAGTCATAATTCCTGTGTTAAATCCAGtaatttacagtttcagaaataaGCAAGTCACAGATTCATTGGCCAAATTATTACAGAGAACTTTTTAG
- the LOC101982832 gene encoding olfactory receptor 186, translating to MSSEQHMEKENATLLTEFVLTGLTDHPELKVPLFLLFLVIYLITVVGNLGLIALIWSDPHLHIPMYFFLGSLAFVDAWISSTVTPNMLVDLLSKTKIISLSECMIQFFAFAFGGTTECFLLGTMAYDRYVAICKPLLYPVIMTNRLCIRMLVSVFVGGFLHSLFHVLFLFRLTFCNSNIIHHFYCDIMPLYNISCTDPTLNLLLVFILSGSIQVFTIMTVLVSYTLVLFSILKRKSVQGLRKAFSTCGAHLLSVSLYYGPLLFMYVLPASQQRDDQGMMDSLFYTVIIPVLNPIIYSLRNKQVMDSLKKRLERHV from the coding sequence ATGTCCAGTGAACAACATATGGAAAAAGAGAATGCAACACTGCTGACTGAGTTTGTTCTCACAGGACTCACTGATCATCCAGAACTGAAGGtgcctctgtttctgcttttcttggtGATATATCTCATCACGGTTGTGGGGAACCTAGGTCTGATTGCTCTCATCTGGAGTGACCCCCACCTCCATATCCCTATGTACTTTTTTCTAGGGAGTTTAGCTTTTGTAGATGCTTGGATATCATCCACAGTGACTCCTAATATGCTGGTTGACTTGTTATCCAAGACTAAAATAATATCACTTTCTGAATGCATGATACAATTTTTTGCCTTTGCATTTGGTGGAACCacagaatgctttcttttaggtacaatggcctatgaccgctatgtagcCATATGCAAACCATTACTTTATCCAGTAATTATGACCAATAGACTATGCATCCGAATGTTAGTTTCAGTATTTGTAGGtggctttcttcattctttgtttcACGTATTATTTTTATTCAGGTTAACCTTCTGTAATTCTAATATAATACATCACTTTTATTGTGATATTATGCCTTTGTATAATATTTCCTGTACTGATCCTACTCTTAATCttctattagtttttattttgtctggttCAATACAGGTGTTCACCATTATGACTGTACTGGTTTCATATACACTGgttctgttttcaattttaaagagGAAGTCTGTCCAAGGCCTAAGAAAGGCTTTCTCTACCTGTGGAGCCCATCTTTTATCTGTGTCTTTATACTATGGCCCTCTTCTTTTCATGTATGTGCTCCCTGCATCTCAACAAAGAGATGATCAAGGTATGATGGACTCTCTGTTTTACACAGTCATAATTCCTGTGCTAAACCCAATTATCTACAGCCTGAGAAACAAGCAAGTCATGGATTCACTGAAAAAAAGATTAGAGAGGCATGTTTAG